The genome window AATAGTTTCTGGTACCAACCGGGCGACTTTCCTGGGCGCCCACGCAGACCAGCAGGTGACGCTGATTCGACGATGTCCTCGGAGCGTTGGCGTTGCACTCAAATGCGAAAAGCGGCAGTAAAAAGCTTTTCCGAGGGCggataataaacaaaaatacgGCTCAACTTTCCCGACATCTGGTATTAGGCGTTCCTGGCTGAATCACTTAATTAAATGAGTCTTCTAAATGTAGCTTtcctaaataaataaataaatggaaagCTAAAACTAACTGAAGACATggtttgttttttgtattggaatttggtttttaatgtAGTAATATACATTTTGTAGTTAGctattgaaatttaataagaAAATATCCATTGATAATATATTACATCCTAACCAGGCGGCTTTTTGAGACACCTTAAGACTTCACCCCATGTCAAGAAAGTTCTGACAAACGCCACCCACATAAATGGAGGCGTAGGTGTCCACTCGATGGGTTCCTTAATCAACCAATCAAGCCAAGACAAACAAACAGGGGAAAATGCAAAAGCCAAAGGACAAGTGCAATTTCTTAATCAACAAGAACGCCGCATTCGGGAAAATTGTTTACGCAAGCCAACGGACCAGACATATCACTTAGTGTCCAAGCATCACTCCATTTATCACTTTGTTTGCCAAAGGACACGAGGAGCTGCTCCCATGACATTTTCAAATGGGCTCATCACACGACGCATTTGTtagtttaataatttattcgaGTGGATCTGGATGTGGATCCGGTATGATTCATATGTGGCGTCGCAGAAAGGACATAACACGCAGCTTGGCCAGATTCATCTGCACGCTGTCCGTCACCCGGATGCTGGCCAAATCCTCGACGTGCGAGTAGCCTGTGGCACGTGGCACGAAACTAAGCGGGGTCTTTCAATCATTTGGCAAGGACTCACCCGTCAGGACTATAGCCTGGTCGCCCTTTTGCTGGCCCAGAGCACTCCACGGATCCAATTCGCCATGCGTGAAGATTACCTGAGCATAACGCTCGCTCTGATTGAACCCGAATCCGCCGAATTTGCTATTCGTCTGCTCAATGCGCTGGGCCAATTGCTGGGCAGTCTGCTCCGCTCCAAACGCATCCTGGCAAAGTTGTTCGAAGTAGCCCAGGGGCACCTGATTGGCAAAGGCTTGGGACGCAGATGATTTGGATTTTGTAGTTGTGTACCAGCCAAACTCATTGCAGGTTTGATAAAACCAGGCACGAGCTGGAAAACGAAAtggaattaaaaatataatttcctGCCGTTTTGCTTACTTACTTTCCGAACTTTGAACTGAATCCTCGGTGAAAAGTTCTAGCATGGATGAGTAGCCAAAGTCCTGGCAATCACTGGAGCGCCTTCCTTCCGAATAGAGTAGTTTTAAGAATTCTATGAATGCCAGCTCATCACTGGAATCTAGGCTCATCAAAGTCTCACAAAGCCGGGGTATATAAGCACTCCAAAGTgttaacaattaaaatatatataaatatgataCTTATAAGTATATTTTATCTCACTTACCTATAACTTTGCACCACTAAAGCAAAATAGTTTCCCAGTCCATTGAAGAAAGCTGCCCTATCCAAAGGATTCTTGGGACTATAATCCTCGCAGCCATTAAGATTATAGAGCAGCTCCTGAATTTCATCGCCATCAAATAGCTTTGCCAAGAATCTGAAACCCTTTTCGATACGCAAAGAGCAGTTGTTGCCGTAGCTCAATTGTATTGATTTGCCGACTACTTCCATGTAttctaaaaattaaatataaaagatgGTCTCTGTAAAAAAATATCCAGCTTACCAAAAAAATCCGCTTTCGCCAATAATGGTGCACTGGAGGCCCAGCTGGCAGCTATTAAATCCGGATACAGTTGAGTCATCCAGGCCACCAAGCTGCCCGAATATGAGCCGCCAACCAAAATGACTTTGGAGTCCTCCATTTCGGGGCCATTTGACTTTTGGTGGCGTAT of Drosophila mauritiana strain mau12 chromosome 3R, ASM438214v1, whole genome shotgun sequence contains these proteins:
- the LOC117145742 gene encoding putative serine protease K12H4.7, which gives rise to MAVENSGMLFYTEHRYYGLSLPFGHESYQLINLKQLSLHQSLADLAHFIRHQKSNGPEMEDSKVILVGGSYSGSLVAWMTQLYPDLIAASWASSAPLLAKADFFEYMEVVGKSIQLSYGNNCSLRIEKGFRFLAKLFDGDEIQELLYNLNGCEDYSPKNPLDRAAFFNGLGNYFALVVQSYSAYIPRLCETLMSLDSSDELAFIEFLKLLYSEGRRSSDCQDFGYSSMLELFTEDSVQSSETRAWFYQTCNEFGWYTTTKSKSSASQAFANQVPLGYFEQLCQDAFGAEQTAQQLAQRIEQTNSKFGGFGFNQSERYAQVIFTHGELDPWSALGQQKGDQAIVLTGYSHVEDLASIRVTDSVQMNLAKLRVMSFLRRHI